A single region of the Halobacterium wangiae genome encodes:
- the surE gene encoding 5'/3'-nucleotidase SurE, translating into MADSPEILVTNDDGIDAPGIRALAEGLRDVGNVTVVAPANDQSATGRAMSREVTVDEHELGYAVGGTPSDCIVAGLEALGPYPDLVVAGVNEGANLGMYVLGRSGTVSAAVEAAFFGVPAIAASLFLTSEDFGAETHSEDYEAAVEATAYLAEHTLETGVFEDADYLNVNAPHPGAEPSGEMKVTRPSHGYDMTAERNGETVVLKDRMWDLMDAGTVPDPEGTDRRAVVDGHVSVSPLTAPHTTEHHESLDELADDY; encoded by the coding sequence ATGGCAGACAGTCCGGAAATCCTCGTCACGAACGACGACGGGATCGACGCCCCTGGCATCCGTGCGCTCGCCGAGGGTCTACGCGACGTCGGCAACGTGACCGTCGTCGCGCCCGCGAACGACCAGAGCGCGACGGGGCGTGCGATGTCCCGGGAGGTCACCGTCGACGAGCACGAACTCGGCTACGCTGTCGGCGGCACTCCCTCGGACTGCATCGTCGCGGGCCTCGAGGCGCTCGGGCCGTACCCCGACCTCGTCGTCGCCGGCGTCAACGAGGGCGCGAACCTCGGGATGTACGTCCTTGGGCGCTCGGGGACGGTCAGCGCCGCCGTCGAGGCGGCGTTCTTCGGCGTCCCCGCCATCGCCGCGTCGCTGTTCCTCACGAGCGAGGACTTCGGCGCCGAGACCCACTCCGAGGACTACGAGGCCGCCGTCGAGGCGACCGCCTACCTCGCAGAACACACGCTCGAAACCGGCGTCTTCGAGGACGCCGACTACCTGAACGTGAACGCACCCCACCCGGGCGCCGAGCCGTCGGGCGAGATGAAGGTGACGCGGCCGTCCCACGGCTACGACATGACCGCCGAACGGAACGGCGAGACGGTCGTCCTCAAGGACCGGATGTGGGACCTGATGGACGCCGGGACGGTCCCCGACCCGGAGGGGACGGACCGCCGTGCTGTCGTCGACGGCCACGTCTCCGTCTCGCCGCTCACCGCGCCACACACCACCGAACACCACGAGTCCCTCGACGAACTCGCCGACGACTACTGA
- a CDS encoding NUDIX domain-containing protein: MSDTVTALLAESSATHAVREFDVAPEELDLTADGWTAAGAVVWNPRGKAAFVETAWSDGWVLPGGSVEPGETFAEAAEREVAEETGLSAEILHPGRVEEQVFRAGDEVVRGWFVAFAARTDQTEFGDDLGEDDDEIAAAAWFSDPPTDTESFVDARALLRDCRLD, from the coding sequence GTGAGCGACACGGTCACTGCCCTCCTGGCGGAGTCGTCCGCGACCCACGCCGTCCGCGAGTTCGACGTAGCTCCCGAGGAGCTCGACCTGACCGCGGACGGCTGGACGGCCGCTGGCGCCGTCGTCTGGAACCCCCGTGGCAAGGCGGCGTTCGTGGAGACAGCGTGGAGCGACGGCTGGGTGCTGCCCGGTGGGAGCGTCGAACCCGGTGAGACGTTCGCCGAAGCCGCCGAGCGCGAGGTCGCCGAGGAGACCGGGCTGTCGGCCGAGATACTCCACCCTGGCCGCGTCGAGGAACAGGTGTTCCGCGCTGGCGACGAGGTCGTGCGCGGCTGGTTCGTGGCGTTCGCGGCACGCACGGACCAGACCGAGTTCGGCGACGACCTCGGGGAGGACGACGACGAGATCGCGGCTGCCGCGTGGTTCAGCGACCCCCCGACGGACACCGAGTCGTTCGTGGACGCCCGGGCGCTCCTCCGGGACTGCCGCCTCGACTGA
- a CDS encoding carbonic anhydrase, which produces MNRTVRELLERNAEHAATFHDRLDGHQDGQRPDVVSVCCSDSRVLGDHVWGNDEPGRIFTCSNIGNRVVQRTDDGLVVSGDVLYPLEHTGTDTAVVVGHTGCGAVTATYDYLTDGLSEPPGIEHCIELLAPHLEAGVERLPEELDREAAIDRLVEYNVDRQVDSLLDSEDVPDGVDVLGVVYDLHGTYSERRGEVHVVNVDGETDVDTLRDAHPDVDSRIARLWTY; this is translated from the coding sequence ATGAACAGAACCGTCCGCGAGTTGCTGGAGCGCAACGCCGAGCACGCGGCCACGTTCCACGACCGCCTCGACGGCCACCAGGACGGCCAGCGGCCGGACGTCGTCTCGGTCTGCTGTTCGGACTCCCGCGTCCTCGGCGACCACGTCTGGGGGAACGACGAACCCGGCCGGATCTTCACGTGTAGCAACATCGGGAACCGCGTCGTCCAACGGACCGACGATGGCCTGGTCGTCTCCGGGGACGTGCTCTACCCGCTCGAACACACTGGTACGGACACCGCTGTCGTCGTGGGGCACACGGGCTGTGGCGCTGTCACGGCGACGTACGACTACCTCACCGACGGGCTCTCGGAACCACCGGGCATCGAACACTGCATCGAACTGCTGGCCCCGCACCTCGAAGCCGGCGTCGAGCGCCTCCCCGAGGAACTGGACCGCGAAGCCGCCATCGACCGACTCGTCGAGTACAACGTCGACCGGCAGGTGGACTCGCTGCTGGACAGCGAGGACGTCCCCGACGGCGTCGACGTCCTCGGCGTCGTCTACGACCTCCACGGCACGTACAGCGAGCGGCGTGGCGAGGTCCACGTCGTCAACGTCGACGGGGAGACCGACGTCGACACGCTACGAGACGCACATCCGGACGTCGACTCGCGAATCGCGCGGCTCTGGACGTACTGA
- a CDS encoding heptaprenylglyceryl phosphate synthase — protein MSIDWNDITHVTKVDPAEDLPANLDILDHTDLVIVGGSDGVTEANSLDAIERIRAELPGLPVFQEPYSSSHVSTETIDAVDYLSIPAVYNGDRDNFVDKHVEFFTEVARKPAETLGTGIPLVGEVIASKGREAVLELSEKILAEGYVVQNLDSKAADESGVDTKYTPDQVAGAALATESFYDFPVFYVEYSGTYGGPEDVEAAANYLDETVLFYGGGIETHEQTEEILAAGADAVVVGDCFHDDPEQFLETIP, from the coding sequence ATGTCCATCGACTGGAACGATATCACACACGTCACGAAGGTCGACCCCGCCGAGGACCTGCCGGCGAACCTCGACATCCTGGACCACACCGACCTCGTCATCGTCGGCGGGTCCGACGGCGTCACTGAGGCGAACTCCCTCGACGCCATCGAACGGATTCGGGCGGAACTGCCGGGGCTACCCGTGTTCCAGGAGCCGTACAGTTCGAGCCACGTCTCCACGGAGACCATCGACGCCGTCGACTACCTCTCGATCCCGGCGGTGTACAACGGCGACCGTGACAACTTCGTCGACAAACACGTGGAGTTCTTCACCGAGGTCGCCCGGAAACCCGCGGAGACGCTCGGCACCGGAATCCCGCTCGTCGGCGAGGTCATCGCGTCGAAGGGTCGAGAGGCCGTCCTCGAACTCTCGGAGAAGATTCTGGCCGAGGGGTACGTGGTCCAAAACCTCGACTCGAAGGCCGCCGACGAGTCGGGCGTCGACACGAAGTACACTCCGGACCAGGTGGCCGGCGCGGCACTCGCGACGGAGTCGTTCTACGACTTCCCCGTCTTCTACGTCGAGTACTCCGGCACCTACGGCGGCCCAGAGGACGTCGAAGCGGCGGCCAACTACCTCGACGAGACGGTGCTGTTCTATGGCGGCGGCATCGAGACCCACGAGCAGACAGAGGAAATACTCGCGGCCGGCGCCGACGCGGTCGTCGTCGGCGACTGCTTCCACGACGACCCCGAGCAGTTCCTCGAGACGATCCCCTGA
- a CDS encoding DMT family transporter — translation MSRLRSLGLFVLIAALFGGAFPAIKAGLEYVPPLLFATLRYLLSAVLLLGYAAATTDDWTPETASDRRAVLAGGVFFIGGTGLLFVGQQSTTSGVAAIIYSSIPILTPIAAWFLLPEERLSRRGLLGVLVGFVGVVIVVQPDPASLFGGALGGQLLVLAAAASVTLGTVLVRRTHPSMSIVAMTGWAMLLGSAIQYGFSLVLGESLADVALPVPALLILGYLSVFASGIGFVVYFTLLEQFGPLEINLVSYLMPVVAVVTGWLLLEESIAATTLVGFLVVVAGFVLLKERELIAELAKFRGATR, via the coding sequence GTGAGTCGTCTCCGCTCTCTCGGGCTGTTCGTCCTCATTGCCGCGCTGTTCGGCGGCGCGTTCCCGGCGATCAAGGCGGGCCTGGAGTACGTCCCACCGTTGCTGTTCGCGACGCTCCGCTACCTCCTCTCCGCGGTCCTCCTCCTCGGTTACGCCGCCGCGACCACGGACGACTGGACGCCCGAGACCGCGAGCGACCGCCGCGCCGTCCTCGCCGGTGGCGTCTTCTTCATCGGGGGGACGGGGCTGCTGTTCGTCGGCCAACAGTCGACCACCAGCGGGGTGGCCGCCATCATCTACAGTTCGATTCCAATCCTGACGCCCATCGCCGCGTGGTTCCTTCTCCCCGAAGAGCGCCTCTCGCGGCGCGGACTGCTCGGCGTGCTCGTGGGTTTCGTCGGCGTCGTCATCGTCGTCCAACCCGACCCAGCGTCGCTGTTCGGCGGGGCGCTCGGCGGGCAACTGCTCGTGCTCGCCGCCGCGGCCAGCGTCACCCTCGGTACCGTGCTCGTGCGCCGGACCCACCCCTCGATGTCCATCGTGGCGATGACCGGCTGGGCGATGCTCCTCGGTTCGGCCATCCAGTACGGATTCAGCCTCGTGCTCGGCGAGTCGCTCGCAGACGTGGCGTTGCCGGTCCCGGCGCTGCTGATACTCGGCTACCTCTCCGTGTTCGCCAGCGGCATCGGGTTCGTGGTCTACTTCACGCTGCTCGAACAGTTCGGCCCCCTGGAGATCAACCTCGTCTCGTACCTCATGCCGGTCGTAGCCGTCGTGACAGGCTGGCTCCTGCTCGAGGAGTCGATAGCGGCGACCACACTCGTCGGGTTCCTGGTCGTCGTCGCCGGGTTCGTTCTGCTGAAAGAACGAGAACTCATCGCCGAACTGGCGAAGTTCCGGGGCGCGACGAGGTGA
- a CDS encoding metal ABC transporter substrate-binding protein produces MTNRTRSETSPSLSRRDVLLAGSGAVATGLAGCLGGATNRADPGGSGDGPVVVASFFSFFDFARKIADGTPVEVRNLIPTGLHGHGWEPNASITRDIIEADAFVHVGPDFQPWADRAIQTLKDDNVDTQLVNVREGVELVDLAASLDPEEEGVGDGRGKDPHFWLDPDRAKQSVDNITEGLVELAPEHESTFRENASTYKSEVLEQIDRDYQSIFDAADRDVVQLAAHNAFQYVGARYGVQMRPLVVNLAASGDVKPSDITEAKRVIDENDIEYIGAGVFETRKPAEQLVAETAVEGYYPVTPYAGVREDWVENNWGYEEIAYQINMPTFEVVLGNRPPEEAGYDGWNEEWRNFQ; encoded by the coding sequence ATGACCAACAGGACTCGCTCGGAGACGTCTCCGTCTCTCTCCAGAAGAGACGTGCTTCTCGCCGGGTCGGGGGCCGTCGCCACGGGGCTCGCCGGCTGTCTCGGCGGGGCGACGAACCGAGCCGACCCCGGCGGTTCCGGGGACGGCCCCGTCGTCGTCGCGTCGTTCTTCAGCTTCTTCGACTTCGCCCGGAAGATTGCGGACGGGACGCCCGTCGAGGTACGCAATCTGATCCCGACCGGCCTCCACGGGCACGGCTGGGAGCCGAACGCGAGTATCACGAGAGACATCATCGAGGCCGACGCGTTCGTCCACGTCGGACCGGACTTCCAGCCCTGGGCCGACCGGGCGATACAGACGCTGAAAGACGACAACGTCGATACACAGCTCGTCAACGTCCGCGAGGGAGTCGAACTCGTCGACCTCGCCGCCAGCCTCGACCCCGAGGAGGAGGGTGTCGGCGATGGACGAGGGAAGGACCCCCACTTCTGGCTGGACCCCGACCGCGCGAAGCAGTCCGTCGACAACATCACCGAGGGACTCGTCGAACTCGCACCAGAGCACGAGTCGACCTTCCGGGAGAACGCCTCGACCTACAAGAGCGAGGTCCTCGAGCAGATCGACCGGGACTACCAGTCCATCTTCGACGCCGCCGACCGCGACGTCGTCCAGCTAGCGGCCCACAACGCGTTCCAGTACGTCGGCGCCAGGTACGGCGTCCAGATGCGTCCGCTCGTCGTCAACCTCGCCGCCAGCGGTGACGTCAAGCCCTCCGACATCACCGAGGCCAAGCGCGTCATCGACGAGAACGACATCGAGTACATCGGTGCCGGCGTGTTCGAGACGCGGAAGCCGGCCGAGCAACTCGTCGCCGAAACGGCGGTCGAAGGGTACTATCCTGTGACCCCCTACGCCGGCGTCCGCGAGGACTGGGTCGAGAACAACTGGGGGTACGAGGAGATCGCCTACCAGATCAACATGCCCACCTTCGAGGTCGTCCTCGG